GTCATGTAGGGGGAAAAATAGGAGGAGCTTATCAGTGTGAGAGGATGCTTCATCATTATGTCAGAAACGTAAGCATTCGGCGTGTTATAGCTAACATTTGATATTTGTTCAGCAGTTTTGTTATAGTCTTATCACAGCTGATTCAGCCCTGGTACTTGTGCACTCAAGTATCTAACACTTCCCATCATTCTCTCCTCCCAGCACCCAGCCTGGTCTTTACTTGACAGCTACAGGCATTCCTGCtcagggaggaggaggtgttTATGTCCTCTAGAATAGTCTTGCCAGTTGTCCCACTTCGAGACCATGACAGAGGACTGTCAGAGCTTATGTTTAAGTTGTTATGTTCTAAGActttttttgtgctttgcaaCTCATACATTTTTTTGGACCAAGAAATGATGCATACTATTGTGTAACTTTGGCATTATTAGTCTGATTAGTTTGGCATTTGTCTACAATGTTGTTCATGACGCCCTACAGTGTTTGCCAGTGAAATCTCACTGCTAAACACTAGTGTTCCCTCTGAGGTTTCTCCTTCATCTTGACCCTCTTTCCAAATACAAGTAGGGTTTCTGTGTTCAGAGTTAGGCTGTCAGCTGACTCTTGACCCAGCTCTCATAGTGATGcgagttattttgttttggttcatgTGCTTGCTTTAAATTGTTGCTTGTGAAGTCCAAGGCAGGgctgttttatctgtttgtcAAACATCATACGAGTGTAGGTTACCAACTGATTGAGTCACAGACATACAGGGGGTTACCTCTGTTATTAGCAAGGAGCACTTGGACAAACCTTCAGCatgatttaatataaaaaaaatagggTAAACTACGAGCTATAATGTCTAATTGTTTAAAGGTAATAGATACACATATAACTAGTGGATAAACGACTGAAGTCTTTGCCTGAGTTGGAAGGGTAAGGCTAAAGATCATTTcaaaacccccccaaaaaatcacTGAAATTTCACAAAACACAGTTTCTTTAGTGAGGCATCAGTTCAGCACTTCACCATAGAGTTCCCTCTGACAAAGCATGCTCTGTTCATCTCAGACGCATGTGAAggagaacatttttaaattaatgagtTTGTTATGTGTATATTCATAGTTTATGTATTGTAAAATTCATTTAAACAGCACTGAATGAAGCATGCTCTGCTGTTTTCTGGGGATGGACAGATATGAGCCACTCTTTACCAACagccaaaagataaaaatgaagcaAGTGAAGCAGAAATCTCCTTTTGTCCTCACTGCCCCCGGAAGCTGcacagcttttgttttgtaTACATACCACCCTGTCGGCTTAGGATGCATCCACACCAGTGATCTCCCTTTGAGCCTCGCTGGCTGCAGttcaacacacagaaacacactgccAGACAGTGAAGGGTACAGTCTGGAAATCTCTAAACAAAGAGGGgaaataaatcacttttttttaaaaacattttaatgctaTGCCACAGAACTAAGCTAATTTTAACAAttatttttgtcacagtaaTGAAAATTAACTTCCAGCAGGTCACAATTGGACTTAATTGCTCCAAATGAGGCATAAAGTATAACTAAATCAGCTTTTTCTCATGTTAAAGACACAATATGGACTTGTTTATGCTCATCCAAAAGGCTCGCAGAAAGAGGTTATAGGGTTCAACTTTGCACATTTCCTCCAGTTTGCACTCTCCTGAAAAGTCGTCATGTTCTGCCGTCAGTGAAAAGGTCCTTTCTTTGAACATGTATAATTTACTGTACCTTGCAAAAGGCTTGCACCTGCCGGAAGAAACACCTGCAGTGGGGATTTTCTTTAACGTTTATTATACTTATGACATCCGTGGCCCCCTGTTACCCATCATCCTAGCTTGTATCGTCCAGGGCTGAGACAGGTGCTCGAGCTGGGTCAGCGTAGCACGTGAGGAAGGTGGCAGCCGACGACGCCGGCAATCGGTTTGGCCCTCAGTCCTCATTCAGCCCTTCAGAGGAGCCTCATCTGAAGGCTACAATCCCATTAGGGAATGTAAGGGAAGGTATGCAAAAGCTGAGTTTGGATTAAGTGACAGCTTGACTCCTGGAGCAGATTACTGATGATCAGCTGCGTGGTCGAGATGAGTGTCACCATCTGCACACAAGCTGCCTTACATCTGGTGCTCTCTTACGTACATGCAGCTTTGCCTCTTGGTGTATTTTCCTGAATTTTCCCCTTAGTTAATTTGACCCACAGCTTCAGGATGTTTTGGGAGTTGTGTTACAATCTCTGGCCTGTCACACTGCATACATGCTAATGATGACTTAATTGCTCCTTGCAAATGTGATATTCACAGCAGGTGTGCTCGTGGCTGTTTTGATATTCTAACACTGATACATCCAAAAAGCGCATACACCAGTGCATCTGATCTGTGGCTATCGGCGTGCATTGCAACTGTAGTGTAATTCAAACCCTTGCAGGCAACTCGGGGGGGACACTGACAGACGATTAGTGGCTCGTGCTGGGTTTACATGCACTGTTTGCCAAGTACATGTTGCATTTGAACCACCTTGAAATTACTGGAGTACAAAAACTGGGGAGGGGGTTAATGtcagctgtattttttatttatttatttttttaattttgacaggTTCTGCTGGTCAGCAGCAGCCGGCATCCGGACCAGTGGATTGTTCCCGGAGGAGGGATGGAGCCAGAGGAGGAGCCATGTGGCGCCGCTGTGCGAGAGGTGTTTGAAGAGGTGAGGAAATTCAAAAATTCGACATGAAATTAACCAGTGGGATGCTATTTTTGGCAAACTTGGTCATACTTGTCCTGTTAGTGTGCTATATTTCTGGAAATATCTGTTTAAACTGCAGGATTTTTCAAAGAAACGCCAGATTTCCTGTAAGCAGTAAACAGAAGAATATTTTAAGGATCAGTTTGTATATGTGTAAATCTAAAGTAGATTGATtgctaatgaaaaaaaaatcaattgaaTTAACTACAGATAGCATGACACATCTCCTTAGAAGCACAAGTGTGACTTCCTCAGTGAGGCGCTTGGTTTGTAAGAGTATACATGCTTAGGGGGAGATTTTTGAAGGGCTTCAGTATCAGTAACTGTGTAACTCAGGGGTCCTGATGGCATTTCAGAGGTCTAGCTGTTTAAGAACCACATGTTCTCATCCGAGTCAGTGGTCTAAACTTGGCTCTTCCCTGGATTCCTGCACATTGACAGACCCAGCAACCTCTCTCATTGGACGCATCACTGGACAGTCTGACACTTGTGAAATATGCTGAGAAGGGGAAAGGACAGATGTCATATGACTTGGCAGTAATTTAAGTCTAGTAATGTACAGCTAAATTAGTAAAACTGTTATGAAAGAGACATAATTATCTCCTAGTAATACTTTTAATGAGTCACAGCTGTTTGTTTCCAGACGGTCGACGAGTACAAATGATCAGGAGTGCTGTTATTATATAATATCGAAGATGTGAGGATCTATAGAGATCATTACACCTGTAAGAGAAATGATTGAAGCTTTATTGGTAAAATAGGTCAGTCtaaatgtgatgttttgttCAGTAATTCagctatgattttttttttgtgtgtttggatCTAGGTTAGAGTTAATCTCAGTTCACTGAAGTTCTGTAACACATTGAAATGCAGTAATACACAAGGCCATTTTTTCCTTACATAATCAGGTTTGAACActgcttttctgttgttttcatgCTCTGTTTATCTTTGGCTGGTTTTGTTGAGAGGCTACTTAAACATAAAATCTGTGTTAATTGGTTTTGTAGATTCagtagaaataaaagaaatctttCCATCCATTCCCCAGGCCGGTGTAAAGGGCAAGCTCGGACGTTTGCTTGGTGTATTCGAGGTAGGCTTTTCACATTTATAAAAGTGCAAATGAACTACATTTGCAGATTAAACAGGACTGTGATTCCCTAACTGTGTCGCTTTGATGCATCATTCTTCACCTCAGTTTtgaaatgacatgttttttccttcttgtcCTTCAAGCAAAACCAAGATCGGAAGCACCGAACGTATGTGTATGTGTTGACTGTCACGGAGACGCTGGAGGCCTGGGAAGACTCAGTCAACATCGGTACAGCCTTTTTACTTTCTTCCCATGAATACAGTATTTGCAACCactatgatgtgtgtgtgtgtctgcttgttctgctgagcaggatatactgtatattttctttgatttatGTGGAAGCTGCTTGGAGACTATACGGGTATGCAGTGACAACGGGTGACTATAAATCTAGGGCACTGATCTTGGCTGCAGTGATACTTAGGAGCATGCAGTATATTGCAACTGACAGGACAGTGGATGCCTGTCTCCAGTTACACATTATGATGGAGTCTGATGCGCCTTTTTTTGTCTCTCCTGTTCTGTTGTTGTATTTGTGTTCACCATTATATAAGTCATAATTGCATATATAGATGTTAGTGTTTATTTGTGAATGCTTCATCCTGCTTTGATTCATCTTAAGCAGGTAAAATCAGGTGGATCCAAGTGAAATGTAACAACAAAGTGCTTATTTATTATGTGTACTAGAATAATGGCTATGATACCACAAATTGTATAGTGTCACAAAGTAGTCTGGTTtgtgatgctttaaaaaaaaaaaacaaacaaaaaaaaaactgaagttatCCATGGGCTCATGCATGTCCTCTGTCTCCATCTGCAGGCCGGAAGCGGGAATGGTTCACAGTGGAAGAGGCCATCAAAGTGCTGCAGAGCCACAAACCCGTACACGCAGAGTACCTGCGGAGACTCCAGCTCAGTTGCTCTCCCACCAATGGAAACTCTATCCTCCAGAGCCCACCGCAAAACGACAACTACCCCCATTATGGCGCAACCAACACCACACCCTCAACGGGCAGTGTGCTGGCTTCTTCCCACAGATAGGACTGCACCTCAGCCTCCTGTTCTGCCCCCCTGGGACAGTTTACTCAAAGTCTGTACAGTCTCTTGCATGAATCTAAAGACTCCACGGAGCTGAGGCTCTcttgtatttataaaataatagcTGCAAGACTGACCAAAGCCATTACCAGGACTGTGGTAAAGACTGAGCAGAAGAAACTTGAGCTCACATCTGAATATGGCTCACTGATGaacactgttttttctttttctggcaaCGTGCAGTTTATGAAGAGGAAGCTGGCGTGACCAACCTACAGTGAAGGGATGCCTTACAGAAATTTTGTATGAATGTTGTATTTGGGTTGTTTTATTTCACcttttggtcatttttaccTTTCAGCTGTGCTGGTAGCCAATTAAAGGGTAACTGACCCCCAAAGCACACCAATGTGCAGAATGTTTCCTAGATGTTAAAAAGTCATCAACACATGATGCTACATGATCTCCCTTCTAACACTACTTCACAGAATTGGTg
The window above is part of the Melanotaenia boesemani isolate fMelBoe1 chromosome 23, fMelBoe1.pri, whole genome shotgun sequence genome. Proteins encoded here:
- the nudt4b gene encoding diphosphoinositol polyphosphate phosphohydrolase NUDT4B — its product is MKLKPNQTRTYDGEGFKKRAACLCFKNEREEEVLLVSSSRHPDQWIVPGGGMEPEEEPCGAAVREVFEEAGVKGKLGRLLGVFEQNQDRKHRTYVYVLTVTETLEAWEDSVNIGRKREWFTVEEAIKVLQSHKPVHAEYLRRLQLSCSPTNGNSILQSPPQNDNYPHYGATNTTPSTGSVLASSHR